The DNA sequence GTTCGTTCAAATAAGTACCCCATTCAGGGAAAGTTGCCCTTAGCCAAGTGTCTTTGGTGATTTCATTTACTTTAGCCATTTTGTATTTCCTCCTGTTATTTTGATAGTCGAATGATTTCGCTTTCATTATATGCGTGACCCTATTTCATTGCAACCTTTTTTGACAATTAGAATCACAAATAATCATCAAATAATCATATATATGCATTTTTATGTGCTAAAAACTATCTAAACGTTTACATTTATGATTTTAGGTGATAGAATGTAATCAAATAATAAATGGGCGGTGAATTTCATATTATGTTTACGTTTCGTTCCTTGATTTTGTCTGAAAGAATGCGTTCTTTCATGATGATTGTGATTTTGGTTGTGTTTGTGGCCTTTGGTGTTCAGATCATTTTAAATGAATCCAATCTAACCACACAAATCTTTTATGTGGTATTCTTATCCTTCTTCACCTTCTTCTTTGTATTATCAGAAGTGCTAAGGTTTATGCACCGAAAAATGGTTTATGCACTCAATATTAAGGTCGATCATCCTAAAGCGCTTTATTGGTTAAGTAAGGTTCAGAAGTTTGATTTGATCAAAGAGTATCAACAAACTTATGTGGTATTTAAGACTTTATATCATCGTGACTTGGGAGAGTTTGATGAGCTAAAGAAGACGCTAGAACACCTAATATTCCAACGCAGTTCCAGTTTAAAATTGATCGATAAAGTGAACCGCTTCTACATCGCCATCGAAGAGAAAAACGATGAACAAGTCCAATCCCTATATAAAGACATCTATGATGCCTACTTCATCAAAACAAAAAAGAGTCACACACCACGTTATGTGTATGACATCCATCAAATCAGTGCAGACTATTATATCTATAAGAAAAATGCTTCTAAAGCACACGATGAGTTACAACAAGTATTGCTCGATCGTTTAAACCCACGTGAACAAACCTATTACTATGTTTCTTTCGCAAAATACAGTCAACTCAAACAAAAGGGTACCGACTTGGTTTACTGGAATAAAGCCAAAGAGATTGCGCCAAACGTACATCATGTCGTCAATTACGTGAAGGAGTCCTAATCATGAAAAGTTCAAAACAGGAAATTGAAAAAAGACGCACACACCTGCTAAGATTACTTGAGTATCGTGAAAGTATGTCGGTTGAAGAACTCGCAGAAGCGTTAAAAACCTCTGAAATCACGATTCGTCGTGATCTTCAATATTTTCAACAACAAAATGTCATTGACCGTCATCACGGGGGTGCGTCTTTAAATAAGATGAACTTCACTACCAATATTTTCAGTTCAAATCTCGCACTACATAAACACGCGATTGCGAAAGAAGCTGCTCGATTTGTTGAAGATGGCGATACCATCTTTATCAACACCTCTTCTACAGCTTTATTGGTATTAGAATACATTACAGCCAAGCAGGTTACTGTCATCACCAACAATGGCCGTGCCATCTTCTGTGAATCTAAAGACAATTTGTATGTCATCTTAACGGGTGGCGAACTCAGAATGCCTAAGGAATCCTTAGTAGGGGATTTCGCATTGAATAATTTAAGTAAAGTCAAAGCGGCCAAGTGCTTCTTAGGGTGTAGTGGTATTTCCTTAAAAGGTGGATTCACCACCGCTGTTTTACAAGAAGTCGCCATCAATGAAATGATGTTAAAAAATACCATTGGTCCAAGAATCGTTTTGGCAGATAAAAATAAAGTTGGTAGAGAACACAGTTTCAGTTCTGGTTCCATCAAAGAGCTAACTTATCTCATTACCGATACTCAAGCCAGCGATGTTGAAGTAAAAGCATTGAGACAAGCTGGTCTAAAAGTTTTACAAGTCCCTGTAACTGAATAACCTTAAAAAGTGTGAATCCATCACACTTTTTCTTTTATATAGTCATCAACGCTATTATATGACTTCGCCCCATGATACACCTGTTCAGCACGACTATGAATACCCAAATAACCAAAGGTGTTGTCTTGGTCAGAAACTGGTATCGCAATCCAACCCAGTTTTCCATCGGTAATGATCGATGGATTCATTGGGTATTTGCCTTTGGATTTCAAATAATCAAAAAGGACTTCCTTGTCTTTTAATGTGTGTAATTCTACGAATGTGAAATAAACCTTCTTTACATCTTTTTCTGGTGCATGTTCACCAAATGGAAACGGCATAAATTCTCCTCCTTAAGCCATAAAGAGGTAAAGAAAAACCCATCGAAATGATGGGTTTAAGTGCGTTTTAACCCCATCATCCAAGCGTTAGCACCTTGCCAAATGGTAGGTTGCTGAAGGGTCAATGAGCTTGTCTCTCGCCTTCTCTTTATGGTAGTTATATTATAATTGAATATCTTTTGTTTTACAATCCTTATTTGACTTTGAAATGTTGGGTCGCTGCTACAGCAATCTTCCAACCTTTAACCAAATGGGCTCTCGTAGATTCATCCATTTGAGGGTTATAGGCATTTTTGAGTTGCCACGAAGCTTTGATGTCGTCTTTGGTTTGCCAGAAGCCTACCGCTAAACCAGCTAAATAGGCAGCGCCTAAAGCTGTGGTTTCTAAAATCTTTGGTTGTTCTACTCTTAAGTTTAGAATATCGGATTGGAACTGCATTAAGAATTGATTGACGGTTGCACCACCATCGACTTT is a window from the Paracholeplasma manati genome containing:
- a CDS encoding DeoR/GlpR family DNA-binding transcription regulator, whose protein sequence is MKSSKQEIEKRRTHLLRLLEYRESMSVEELAEALKTSEITIRRDLQYFQQQNVIDRHHGGASLNKMNFTTNIFSSNLALHKHAIAKEAARFVEDGDTIFINTSSTALLVLEYITAKQVTVITNNGRAIFCESKDNLYVILTGGELRMPKESLVGDFALNNLSKVKAAKCFLGCSGISLKGGFTTAVLQEVAINEMMLKNTIGPRIVLADKNKVGREHSFSSGSIKELTYLITDTQASDVEVKALRQAGLKVLQVPVTE